One Glycine max cultivar Williams 82 chromosome 3, Glycine_max_v4.0, whole genome shotgun sequence DNA window includes the following coding sequences:
- the LOC100805405 gene encoding U-box domain-containing protein 16, with the protein MALSPETFTTRKRRPRGSSFTSPKVNDLNVLSSLLQLTDQICSLNLTATLLNRVSSSTIRKTQLLGVVFEELFRVSNLNSDSVLFLCLEEMYIVLHKLKTLIQDFSNGSKFNLLMQIDTVAESFHRLTGELSTLLDVFPLQDLDLNDDVRELVLLVRKQCSEAKAFIGAEHVSLRNDVVLVLDRIKNEIVPDQAHLASIFEKLEIRDASSCRAEIESLEEEIHNRCEEQPKTDLVALIGLVRFAKCVLYGASTPSQKTVTLRRNQSSELAIPADYRCPISLELMRDPVVVATGQTYDRVSIKLWMDSGHNTCPKTGQTLSHSDLIPNRVLRNMITAWCREQRIPFEAETDTGKLNGGVTNKAALEATRMTVSFLINKLKGRENDNVNVPLSVEDTNGVVYELRVLAKTDSDSRACIAEAGAIPVLVRFLNAENPSLQVNAVTTILNMSILEANKTKIMETDGALNGIAEVLISGATWEAKANAAATVFSLSGVAAHRKKLGRKTRVVSGLVGLAKSGPEGARRDALAAILNLAADRETVARLVEGGVVGIAAEVMAAMPEEGVTILEAVVKRGGLVAVAAAYAGIKRLGAVLREGSERARESAAATLVTMCRKGGSEVVAEMAAVPGVERIIWELMAVGSVRGRRKAATLLRILRRWAAGLDGGENEGFPTTTTMVASSTTTVVVPTTTTTTSLAQ; encoded by the coding sequence ATGGCGCTTTCTCCGGAAACGTTTACAACCCGAAAACGACGCCCCCGAGGGTCGTCGTTTACGTCCCCGAAGGTAAACGACCTTAACGTGTTGAGCTCTTTGCTTCAACTAACGGATCAGATATGTTCCCTAAATCTCACAGCCACCCTCTTAAACCGTGTTTCCTCTTCCACCATCCGCAAAACGCAGCTCCTCGGCGTCGTTTTCGAGGAGCTCTTCCGCGTTTCGAATCTGAACTCCGATTCCGTTCTGTTCCTCTGCCTCGAGGAAATGTACATCGTTCTCCACAAGCTCAAAACCCTAATCCAAGATTTCTCCAACGGAAGCAAGTTCAATTTGCTCATGCAGATCGATACCGTCGCGGAGAGCTTCCACAGGCTCACCGGAGAACTCTCCACGCTCCTCGACGTGTTCCCTCTCCAAGACCTCGACCTCAACGACGACGTTAGGGAACTCGTTCTCCTCGTCAGAAAACAGTGCTCTGAAGCGAAGGCGTTCATCGGAGCCGAACATGTCAGCCTCCGCAACGACGTCGTTTTGGTCCTCGACCGGATCAAGAACGAGATCGTCCCCGACCAAGCGCATCTCGCTTCAATCTTCGAGAAATTGGAGATTCGCGACGCGTCGAGCTGCAGAGCGGAGATTGAGAGCCTCGAGGAAGAGATTCACAACCGTTGCGAAGAGCAACCGAAAACAGATCTCGTCGCGTTAATCGGCCTCGTCCGTTTCGCGAAGTGCGTTCTCTACGGCGCGTCAACGCCGTCGCAGAAAACCGTCACTCTGCGGCGGAACCAGTCGTCGGAGCTGGCGATTCCGGCGGATTACCGGTGTCCGATAAGCCTAGAGCTCATGCGCGATCCCGTCGTGGTGGCAACAGGACAAACATACGATCGTGTATCAATCAAGCTCTGGATGGATTCTGGACACAACACGTGTCCAAAAACGGGTCAAACGTTATCACACAGCGACCTAATCCCCAATCGCGTCCTGCGGAACATGATAACAGCGTGGTGCCGCGAGCAGAGAATCCCCTTCGAAGCAGAAACGGATACAGGGAAACTCAACGGTGGAGTTACCAACAAAGCCGCATTAGAAGCCACGCGAATGACGGTGTCGTTTTTGATCAACAAGCTCAAGGGAAGGGAAAATGATAACGTTAACGTTCCTTTGAGTGTTGAAGACACAAACGGCGTCGTTTACGAGCTTCGGGTGTTGGCAAAGACAGATTCGGATAGCCGAGCTTGTATAGCCGAAGCGGGAGCGATTCCGGTTTTGGTTCGGTTCCTTAATGCGGAGAATCCGAGCCTGCAGGTTAACGCCGTCACGACGATTTTGAACATGTCAATATTGGAAGCGAATAAGACTAAGATAATGGAGACTGATGGCGCGTTAAACGGCATCGCCGAGGTTTTGATATCGGGTGCCACGTGGGAGGCCAAGGCGAACGCGGCAGCGACGGTGTTTAGTTTGTCAGGTGTGGCGGCGCACAGAAAGAAGCTGGGGAGGAAGACACGTGTCGTGAGCGGGTTGGTGGGTTTGGCCAAGAGTGGGCCCGAGGGGGCGAGGAGGGACGCTCTGGCGGCGATATTGAACTTGGCGGCGGATAGGGAGACGGTGGCGAGGTTGGTGGAGGGGGGTGTGGTGGGGATCGCGGCCGAGGTGATGGCGGCGATGCCGGAGGAGGGGGTGACGATTCTGGAGGCAGTGGTGAAGAGGGGTGGGTTGGTGGCGGTGGCGGCGGCGTACGCCGGGATTAAGAGGCTGGGGGCTGTGCTGAGGGAGGGGTCGGAGAGGGCGAGGGAGAGCGCGGCGGCGACGCTGGTGACAATGTGTCGGAAAGGGGGGTCGGAGGTTGTGGCGGAGATGGCGGCGGTGCCCGGCGTGGAGAGGATCATTTGGGAGCTTATGGCGGTGGGAAGTGTCAGGGGGCGGCGGAAGGCGGCGACGCTGTTGAGGATTCTGCGGCGGTGGGCGGCGGGGCTCGACGGTGGCGAAAATGAAGGGTTCCCGACAACTACCACCATGGTTGCTTCCTCAACCACTACTGTGGTTGTtccaaccaccaccaccaccacttcgTTAGCACAGTAA